A single window of Sphingobacteriales bacterium DNA harbors:
- a CDS encoding pyridoxal phosphate-dependent aminotransferase, producing the protein MPSISTKGQLMPSSPIRKLAPYAENAKKSGVHIYHLNIGQPDIETPKQFWDAVKKIDKKVLEYSPSNGYEALRIAYAKYFQERCGLNSLCVEDILITTGASEALFFTLLSILDEDEEVIIQEPLYANYIGFSKSGNIKVVPIATSFDNGFALPTIDEFEKVITPKTKAILICNPNNPTGYTYTCEELERLKNLVQKHDIFIISDEVYREFVYTDQAHISMFNFSEIEQNVILVDSISKRFSACGARIGMVATKNHEVLETVLKFAQQRLSPPSIEQIAAVSLFDVEQNYFTEVNAEYKKRRDVIFEGLNAIDGVKCHMPKGAFYCMVQLPVEDAEHFCKWMLSDFRWENSTVMMAPGNGFYATAGKGKNEVRIAYVLNTDDLKKACTCLKEGLTKYKQLF; encoded by the coding sequence ATGCCATCAATTTCTACAAAAGGGCAATTAATGCCTTCGTCGCCAATACGCAAACTTGCACCATATGCAGAAAATGCAAAGAAAAGTGGTGTGCATATTTATCATCTTAATATTGGGCAACCTGATATTGAAACTCCAAAACAATTTTGGGATGCTGTAAAAAAGATTGATAAAAAAGTATTAGAATATAGCCCATCAAATGGATATGAAGCATTGCGCATTGCCTATGCAAAGTATTTTCAAGAAAGATGTGGTTTGAATAGTTTATGTGTAGAAGATATTCTAATTACAACTGGCGCATCTGAAGCATTGTTTTTTACATTACTATCTATTCTAGATGAAGATGAAGAAGTAATAATACAAGAACCTTTGTATGCAAACTATATTGGTTTTTCTAAAAGTGGAAATATTAAAGTAGTACCTATCGCAACTTCATTTGATAATGGATTTGCTTTGCCCACAATTGATGAGTTTGAAAAAGTAATAACACCTAAGACAAAAGCAATATTAATTTGCAATCCTAATAATCCGACTGGATATACATATACATGTGAAGAACTTGAACGCTTAAAGAACTTAGTTCAAAAGCACGATATATTTATTATTAGTGATGAAGTATATAGAGAATTTGTATATACCGACCAAGCACATATTAGTATGTTTAATTTTAGTGAAATTGAACAAAATGTAATATTAGTAGATTCTATTTCTAAAAGATTTAGTGCATGTGGTGCTAGAATTGGTATGGTAGCAACTAAAAATCATGAGGTATTAGAAACTGTATTGAAATTTGCACAACAAAGATTAAGTCCACCAAGTATTGAACAAATAGCTGCAGTTTCTTTGTTTGATGTAGAACAAAATTATTTTACGGAAGTAAATGCAGAATATAAAAAGAGAAGAGATGTAATTTTTGAAGGTTTAAATGCAATAGATGGTGTAAAATGCCATATGCCCAAAGGTGCATTTTATTGTATGGTACAACTGCCTGTAGAAGATGCAGAACATTTTTGCAAATGGATGTTGAGTGATTTTAGATGGGAAAATAGTACAGTGATGATGGCGCCAGGAAATGGATTTTATGCTACTGCTGGAAAAGGAAAAAATGAAGTAAGAATAGCTTATGTTTTAAATACGGACGATTTAAAGAAGGCGTGTACATGTTTGAAAGAAGGCTTAACAAAATATAAGCAATTATTCTAG
- a CDS encoding MotA/TolQ/ExbB proton channel family protein, whose product MNILNFILQVSSIISDSSTVGSIPATPQESISIFGLLTKGGIVMIPLLILSVIAIGFIIERYLYISKRSKIDSNLVNNVLDKLYSGNVQNAETLCIQSNSAIGEVLRAGISQLGKPIDHIEKALETQSNIELMEMEKHTGYISLISGIALRLGFVGTILGVIKIFYNISLSSDISIGTISSGLYEKMITSGTGLIIGIIAFMGYNFLYTKIDSYSLKLQKAVFEFTKGIKKPNK is encoded by the coding sequence ATGAACATACTTAATTTTATTCTACAAGTTTCATCTATTATTTCAGATTCATCAACAGTAGGTAGTATTCCTGCAACACCACAAGAAAGCATATCAATTTTTGGATTGCTTACCAAAGGTGGAATTGTAATGATACCATTACTAATACTATCTGTTATTGCTATTGGTTTTATAATAGAACGATACCTATACATCAGCAAGCGATCTAAAATAGATAGTAATTTAGTAAATAATGTACTAGACAAACTTTATTCTGGAAATGTACAAAATGCTGAAACACTTTGTATTCAAAGCAATTCTGCAATAGGCGAAGTATTAAGAGCAGGAATTTCTCAATTAGGCAAACCAATTGACCATATTGAAAAAGCATTAGAAACACAATCTAATATAGAATTGATGGAAATGGAAAAACATACAGGCTATATTAGTTTAATTTCAGGTATAGCACTACGTTTAGGTTTCGTAGGTACAATATTAGGTGTAATCAAAATATTCTATAACATCTCATTATCATCAGATATTTCCATTGGTACTATTTCAAGTGGTTTATATGAAAAGATGATTACATCTGGAACTGGATTAATTATTGGTATTATCGCATTCATGGGCTACAATTTCTTGTATACCAAAATAGATAGCTACAGTTTAAAATTACAGAAAGCTGTGTTTGAATTTACAAAAGGCATTAAAAAACCAAATAAATAA
- a CDS encoding outer membrane beta-barrel protein produces MSTAVAQKNVYENDLKYQRKKYHFGIHLGVGMSDYRIRHSETFALSDTILAIKSKLTLGYEIGGLFAYHINKNFELRVVPTFLFNDKNLNFTYSNNTTEQIKLPTIVYDMPIEIKFKSDPIKDFKIYVVAGMKYSYDIGSKLSGRVKTFVPQQKANDLSMTYGVGLEIHFPLFILCPEFKMANSFLNTHIKSDGFSNSSFIQRLYNRTFLFSINFEG; encoded by the coding sequence ATGAGTACCGCAGTAGCTCAGAAAAATGTTTATGAAAATGATTTAAAATATCAACGCAAAAAATATCATTTTGGCATTCATCTTGGTGTTGGCATGTCAGATTATAGAATTAGACATAGTGAAACTTTTGCATTAAGCGATACCATATTAGCAATAAAATCTAAATTAACTTTAGGCTACGAAATTGGTGGTTTGTTTGCCTATCATATAAATAAAAACTTTGAACTTAGAGTTGTACCTACTTTTTTGTTTAATGATAAGAATTTGAATTTCACATATAGCAATAATACTACTGAGCAAATAAAACTTCCAACTATTGTATATGATATGCCAATAGAAATAAAATTCAAATCAGATCCAATTAAAGATTTTAAAATTTATGTTGTGGCTGGTATGAAATACAGTTATGATATTGGTTCAAAATTAAGTGGACGTGTAAAAACATTTGTACCACAACAAAAAGCAAATGATTTGTCAATGACATATGGTGTTGGTTTAGAAATACATTTTCCATTATTTATTTTGTGTCCAGAATTTAAAATGGCAAATTCATTCTTAAATACACATATCAAATCAGATGGATTTTCAAATTCTAGTTTTATACAAAGATTGTATAATAGAACATTTTTATTCTCTATTAATTTTGAAGGATAA
- a CDS encoding SDR family oxidoreductase: protein MGLEQKICIITGATDGIGKETACQLAKLNYDIYIIARNEQKCITTIGELKSINNKNKYGYFIADFEHLDEVKNVALKIKNELPIIDVLINNAGAVFAKRELTKDGFEKTFVVNHLAPFLLTNILIENIKQAKQGRIVNVASDSHYPGKLDFDDLHYNKNYFILKAYERSKLANVLFSNYLAKELSTTNVTVNSLHPGRVKSDIGSKNTNNFFSFAWKVIDTLTGIPTADGAKTSVFLASSAAVENISGKYFDKCVAKKPSSLAQNEALAEKLWNISKQMLVAYL, encoded by the coding sequence ATGGGATTAGAACAAAAAATTTGCATAATAACTGGTGCAACTGATGGAATTGGTAAGGAAACTGCTTGCCAATTAGCAAAATTAAATTATGATATATACATTATTGCTAGAAATGAACAAAAATGTATAACCACTATTGGTGAATTAAAATCAATCAACAACAAAAATAAATACGGATATTTTATTGCAGATTTTGAGCATTTAGATGAAGTAAAGAATGTTGCATTAAAAATAAAAAATGAATTACCAATCATAGATGTTTTAATAAATAATGCTGGTGCTGTTTTTGCAAAAAGAGAATTGACTAAAGATGGATTTGAAAAAACTTTTGTTGTCAATCATTTAGCACCATTCTTACTAACTAATATTTTAATAGAAAACATTAAACAAGCTAAACAAGGAAGAATTGTAAATGTAGCATCTGATTCACATTATCCTGGAAAATTAGATTTTGATGATTTACATTACAATAAAAATTATTTTATTTTAAAAGCCTACGAACGTTCAAAATTAGCCAATGTATTATTTAGTAATTATTTGGCGAAAGAACTATCTACAACAAATGTAACAGTAAATAGTTTGCATCCAGGTAGAGTAAAGTCAGATATTGGAAGCAAAAACACCAACAACTTTTTTTCATTTGCATGGAAAGTTATTGATACACTTACTGGAATTCCAACTGCTGATGGCGCAAAAACATCAGTATTTTTAGCAAGTTCAGCTGCTGTAGAAAATATTTCTGGAAAATATTTTGACAAATGTGTTGCCAAGAAACCATCTTCATTAGCTCAAAATGAAGCACTTGCAGAAAAACTTTGGAATATAAGTAAGCAAATGCTTGTTGCTTATCTTTAG
- a CDS encoding transketolase, producing the protein MTNFNKNIESELTTSLSYSKFSSDVLEDYRICCLSRAMSLMGRKEVLTGKAKFGIFGDGKELPQDPHTAGRQMNNHFATRNLEPNGNWKILKNKKNTAADNSPTASQMPRALGLALASKKYRQLNESLRDNIFSNNGNEICFATIGDASTSEGLFWETINAAGVQQVPLVVSIWDDGYGISVSKKYQTTKESISDILKGFELEKNKNGFLILKAKAHDYSNLVATYLKASQVARTKHIPVIIHIEEVTQPQGHSTSGSHERYKSSDRLEWEKEFDCISKFKQWIIQSKIATEQHLDNIEKSAHEYVLEQKKIAWKKFHQPIINEINEVVGIIKNIGFEHSNKKEKLDEIIDGLKTTLDPVRKDIFETIAQVFICLQAQTSNAVQRLTQWYNEHYLINNERYSSYQFTNSNLAPQKKDKVDIIYSKDSKILSGFQVLNACFKANFERDASILAFGEDVGKIGDVNQAFAGLQSIFGEERIYDVGIREATIIGEAIGLAMRGFRPIAEIQYLDYLLYGLQSLADDVACLSYRTKGGQKAPIIVRTRGHRLEGIWHTGSPMQMILGTLRGMHVCVPRNMTQAAGFYNLLLRSDEPALVIECLNGYRLKEKIPENASDFTVPLGVPEILITGNDITIVSYGSCIRIAQKAIETLNELDISVELIDVQTLLPFDIYGVIGESIKKTNRVIFLDEDYPGGATAYMLQEVLEKQQIFNFLDSAPITISAKNHRVPFGTDGDYFCKPNAEDIIRAVCKIMYEVNPSKYPIIF; encoded by the coding sequence ATGACAAATTTTAATAAAAATATTGAAAGCGAACTAACTACTTCATTGTCATATAGTAAATTTTCTTCTGATGTATTAGAAGACTATAGAATATGCTGTTTAAGCAGAGCAATGAGCTTAATGGGCAGAAAAGAAGTGCTTACGGGGAAAGCAAAATTTGGAATTTTTGGTGATGGAAAAGAATTACCACAAGACCCACACACGGCTGGAAGGCAAATGAACAACCATTTTGCCACAAGAAATTTGGAACCTAATGGAAATTGGAAAATATTAAAAAATAAAAAAAATACAGCCGCAGATAATTCACCAACAGCATCACAAATGCCACGTGCTTTAGGTTTGGCATTAGCATCTAAAAAATACAGACAACTCAATGAATCATTAAGAGATAATATTTTTAGTAATAATGGAAATGAAATTTGCTTTGCCACAATAGGTGATGCTTCAACATCTGAAGGTTTATTTTGGGAAACTATCAATGCTGCTGGAGTACAACAAGTACCATTAGTTGTATCTATTTGGGATGATGGTTATGGTATTTCTGTATCAAAGAAATACCAGACAACAAAAGAAAGTATTAGTGATATATTAAAAGGATTTGAATTAGAAAAAAACAAAAATGGTTTTCTTATACTCAAAGCAAAAGCACATGATTATTCAAATTTAGTTGCAACATATCTAAAAGCTAGTCAAGTAGCAAGAACTAAACACATTCCAGTAATTATACATATTGAAGAAGTAACTCAACCACAAGGGCACTCAACGAGTGGTTCACATGAAAGATATAAATCATCTGATAGATTAGAATGGGAGAAAGAATTTGATTGTATATCCAAATTTAAACAATGGATCATTCAATCTAAAATTGCAACAGAACAACACCTTGATAATATTGAAAAATCTGCACATGAATATGTGCTAGAACAAAAGAAAATTGCTTGGAAAAAATTCCATCAACCTATCATAAATGAAATAAATGAAGTAGTTGGAATTATTAAAAATATTGGCTTTGAACATTCAAATAAAAAAGAAAAACTAGATGAAATAATTGATGGACTAAAAACCACATTAGATCCTGTTCGTAAAGATATTTTTGAAACCATTGCTCAAGTTTTTATTTGCCTACAAGCACAAACATCAAATGCTGTACAAAGACTAACGCAGTGGTACAATGAACATTATCTAATAAATAATGAAAGGTACAGTTCTTATCAATTTACAAATTCAAATTTAGCACCACAAAAGAAAGATAAAGTAGATATTATCTATTCAAAAGATTCAAAAATACTTAGTGGTTTTCAAGTTTTGAATGCATGCTTCAAAGCAAATTTTGAAAGAGATGCAAGTATATTAGCATTTGGCGAAGATGTTGGAAAAATAGGTGATGTCAATCAGGCATTTGCAGGTTTGCAAAGTATTTTTGGTGAAGAAAGAATATATGATGTTGGCATCAGAGAAGCAACAATCATTGGCGAAGCTATTGGATTGGCCATGCGCGGATTTAGACCAATTGCAGAAATACAATACTTAGATTATTTACTGTATGGCTTGCAATCATTAGCAGATGATGTTGCATGTCTATCATATAGAACAAAAGGTGGACAGAAAGCACCAATAATTGTGCGCACACGTGGGCATCGTTTGGAAGGAATTTGGCACACAGGTTCTCCAATGCAAATGATTTTAGGAACATTGCGTGGCATGCATGTATGCGTACCTAGAAATATGACACAAGCTGCTGGATTTTACAATTTATTGCTAAGAAGTGATGAGCCAGCATTAGTAATAGAATGTTTGAATGGTTACAGACTAAAAGAAAAAATACCAGAAAATGCTAGCGATTTTACAGTACCATTAGGCGTACCCGAAATATTAATTACAGGAAATGACATCACCATTGTAAGTTATGGTTCATGTATTAGAATTGCACAAAAAGCAATTGAAACGCTAAATGAATTAGACATTTCAGTAGAATTAATTGATGTACAAACATTATTACCATTTGATATTTATGGCGTAATTGGTGAATCTATTAAGAAAACCAATAGAGTAATTTTCTTGGATGAAGATTATCCAGGTGGTGCTACAGCATATATGCTACAAGAAGTTTTGGAAAAGCAACAAATATTTAATTTCCTAGACAGTGCGCCAATAACCATTTCTGCAAAAAATCATAGAGTACCATTTGGCACCGATGGTGATTATTTTTGTAAGCCAAATGCTGAAGATATTATCAGAGCAGTTTGCAAAATAATGTATGAAGTAAATCCGAGTAAGTATCCAATTATTTTCTAA
- a CDS encoding type B 50S ribosomal protein L31, whose product MKKDIHPQTYRTVVFKDFSCDYTFLGKSCAATKDTFTWEDGNEYPLVKLEISNMSHPYYTGKAKFVDTAGRIDKFNKKYAKKN is encoded by the coding sequence ATGAAAAAAGACATACATCCACAAACTTATAGAACTGTAGTATTTAAAGATTTTTCGTGCGATTATACATTCTTAGGCAAATCATGTGCAGCTACAAAAGACACTTTTACATGGGAAGATGGTAATGAATATCCATTAGTGAAATTAGAGATTTCTAATATGTCGCATCCATACTATACTGGAAAAGCAAAATTCGTAGATACTGCTGGTCGTATCGACAAATTCAACAAAAAATACGCAAAGAAAAACTAG
- a CDS encoding biopolymer transporter ExbD yields the protein MQLKRRRAFHDEDAMSAMNDIMFFLMLFFLIISTMANQNIIKLLLPKAETTEQLAKQPITLSVTDELKYYINNTEVSIMDLESALHSSVENNADNTVVLRVAKNLSVQDLVDVMQIGARLKLKMVLSTDK from the coding sequence ATGCAATTAAAAAGACGAAGAGCATTCCATGATGAAGACGCCATGTCTGCCATGAATGACATCATGTTTTTTTTGATGTTATTTTTCTTGATTATTTCTACAATGGCTAATCAAAACATCATTAAGTTGTTATTGCCAAAAGCAGAAACTACTGAACAATTAGCAAAGCAACCAATTACACTTTCTGTAACAGATGAATTAAAATACTACATCAACAATACAGAAGTATCTATAATGGATTTAGAGTCTGCACTTCACAGTTCTGTTGAAAACAATGCAGACAATACAGTAGTACTTAGAGTAGCTAAAAATCTATCCGTACAAGATTTGGTAGATGTGATGCAAATAGGTGCTAGACTAAAATTAAAAATGGTGCTCAGCACAGATAAATAA
- a CDS encoding YihA family ribosome biogenesis GTP-binding protein yields MIQSATYIGSFNKESECPKAEIPEFAFIGRSNVGKSSLINMVTNMKGLAKTSQTPGKTQKINIFLIDKAWHLVDLPGYGYAKVSKTMRSDFDKMIRHFLTKRETLYAVFTLVDASIPPQKLDLEFISWLGENRIPFIIVFTKIDKAKSIEINKNIQKFNEIMMESWNELPMEFKTSSEKFIGQRELFKFIQDTLKQES; encoded by the coding sequence ATGATACAAAGCGCAACATACATTGGCTCTTTCAATAAAGAAAGTGAATGCCCAAAAGCAGAAATACCAGAATTTGCATTTATTGGAAGAAGTAATGTTGGAAAATCATCATTGATTAATATGGTTACAAACATGAAAGGTTTGGCAAAAACATCACAAACACCTGGAAAAACACAAAAGATAAACATATTTTTGATCGACAAAGCTTGGCATCTTGTAGATTTACCTGGTTATGGTTATGCAAAAGTATCTAAAACAATGCGTTCTGATTTTGATAAAATGATTCGTCATTTTCTTACAAAACGAGAAACGCTATATGCTGTGTTTACACTAGTTGATGCATCAATTCCACCACAAAAATTAGATTTAGAATTTATTAGCTGGCTTGGCGAAAATAGAATTCCATTTATTATTGTATTTACAAAAATTGATAAGGCAAAGTCTATTGAAATTAATAAAAACATCCAGAAATTTAATGAGATAATGATGGAAAGCTGGAATGAATTGCCAATGGAATTTAAAACTTCATCAGAAAAATTTATTGGACAAAGAGAATTGTTTAAATTTATACAAGACACACTAAAACAAGAATCATAG
- a CDS encoding metallophosphoesterase has translation MVLTKEFIKFVLFMMLLFVIHKVSGQTINTKPVLELNKQNSNANYRFTFAQITDVHIGEGYRDYGTYGYVNDTFPEIDSSEPTVALQNAVKWLNENHEAKNIKFVIVSGDLTAKAQYSEFMKFKQIMSVLEIPYVPMIGNHDVWQYVKYNEEETYATADSLMNVIFADVFERNKMFFSNWDDGTRLTQTYNPETERTHYFQNFYFEYDDFLFYALDFNPRYHVKKEEPGIGPEAQLYDYDGGTFRWLQASLANNPKKGNENICVISHHPPIDNILFVLSGFVFEYDEFDKLTKMLAPHSEHLALWLSGHIHMYYNFPLKTMNKWYNIAPLRVIPANKDFEDAYIQLVDVYLEESITTSIKQNNFKLINNIYPNPSTDFINIQLENGIFNAQYKILDINGKTMLQQTISGLQKNITVDISMLEKGNYIMSIENEKRIDTHKFTKH, from the coding sequence ATGGTTCTAACTAAAGAGTTTATAAAGTTTGTATTATTTATGATGCTTTTATTTGTTATCCATAAGGTTAGTGGACAAACTATAAATACAAAGCCAGTCCTAGAACTTAATAAACAAAACTCAAATGCCAATTATAGATTTACTTTTGCGCAAATTACTGATGTACATATTGGAGAAGGATATCGCGATTATGGAACTTATGGTTATGTAAATGATACATTTCCTGAAATAGATAGTAGCGAACCAACAGTAGCTTTGCAAAATGCTGTGAAATGGCTCAATGAAAACCATGAAGCTAAAAATATAAAATTTGTAATTGTATCGGGTGATTTAACTGCCAAAGCTCAATACTCAGAGTTTATGAAATTTAAACAAATAATGAGTGTTTTAGAAATTCCGTATGTGCCAATGATTGGAAACCATGATGTGTGGCAATATGTAAAATATAATGAAGAAGAAACTTATGCAACTGCTGATTCGTTGATGAATGTAATTTTTGCTGATGTGTTTGAAAGAAATAAAATGTTTTTTTCTAATTGGGATGATGGTACAAGGTTGACCCAAACGTATAATCCAGAAACAGAAAGAACACATTATTTCCAAAATTTTTATTTTGAGTATGATGATTTTTTATTTTATGCATTAGATTTTAATCCAAGGTACCATGTAAAAAAAGAAGAGCCAGGCATTGGACCAGAAGCACAATTATATGATTATGATGGTGGTACATTTAGATGGCTGCAAGCATCATTGGCAAACAATCCAAAAAAAGGAAATGAGAATATATGTGTTATATCACATCATCCACCAATAGATAATATATTGTTTGTGCTTTCAGGATTTGTTTTTGAATATGATGAGTTTGATAAATTAACTAAAATGCTTGCGCCACACAGTGAACATTTAGCTTTATGGCTTTCTGGACATATACATATGTATTACAATTTTCCGCTAAAAACTATGAATAAATGGTATAATATTGCACCACTGCGTGTCATTCCTGCAAACAAAGATTTTGAAGACGCTTATATTCAGCTCGTTGATGTGTATTTAGAAGAAAGTATTACAACAAGCATCAAACAAAATAATTTCAAATTAATAAATAATATTTATCCCAATCCAAGCACTGATTTTATAAATATTCAATTGGAAAATGGTATATTTAATGCACAATATAAAATACTTGATATTAATGGGAAAACTATGTTGCAACAAACAATATCTGGATTGCAAAAAAATATTACTGTAGATATTTCTATGCTTGAAAAAGGTAATTATATTATGTCTATAGAAAATGAAAAAAGAATTGATACACACAAATTTACTAAACACTAA
- a CDS encoding DUF1573 domain-containing protein — translation MRKLMYLMVFVFTAFVANAQTDLKIKFNEVEHNFGNAPQGKPVTHEFLFTNTGTDPLILESVKASCGCTTPEWSKEPIMPGKTGTIKAQYNMAREGSFRKAITVVTKSGESVVLYVSGNAVPQTDGVDGSSPSMIGK, via the coding sequence ATGAGAAAGTTAATGTACTTAATGGTTTTTGTTTTCACAGCGTTTGTTGCTAATGCACAAACTGACTTAAAAATTAAATTTAATGAGGTTGAGCATAATTTTGGAAATGCACCACAAGGAAAACCTGTTACACATGAATTCTTATTTACAAATACAGGAACAGATCCATTAATTTTAGAAAGTGTAAAAGCATCATGTGGATGTACTACACCAGAATGGTCTAAAGAACCAATAATGCCTGGAAAAACTGGTACTATAAAAGCTCAATATAATATGGCTAGAGAAGGTTCATTCAGAAAAGCAATTACTGTAGTTACTAAAAGTGGCGAAAGTGTAGTGTTGTATGTATCTGGTAATGCTGTGCCACAAACAGATGGCGTGGATGGTTCAAGTCCAAGCATGATTGGAAAATAG
- a CDS encoding DoxX family protein, translating into MKKNTDLALLIIRLTVSLLMLTHGIAKLQHGVDMIGQMLTSKGLPSFIAYGVIVGEVLAPILIIVGFRTRIAAGILLFNMIVAIAMAHSGDLFKFTEHGSLALEIHWFYVFSSLALMISGAGKYALSTRNKWD; encoded by the coding sequence ATGAAAAAAAATACAGACTTAGCTTTGCTTATTATTAGACTTACAGTAAGTTTATTAATGCTAACACATGGAATAGCAAAATTGCAACATGGTGTAGATATGATAGGACAAATGCTTACAAGCAAAGGCTTACCAAGTTTTATAGCATATGGTGTAATTGTAGGTGAAGTACTTGCACCAATCTTAATCATTGTTGGCTTTAGAACAAGAATTGCAGCAGGCATATTGTTATTCAATATGATTGTTGCCATAGCAATGGCGCATAGTGGCGATTTATTCAAATTCACAGAACATGGCTCATTAGCATTAGAAATACATTGGTTCTATGTATTTTCTAGCTTAGCATTAATGATTTCTGGTGCAGGCAAATATGCATTATCTACAAGAAACAAATGGGATTAG
- a CDS encoding glucose-1-phosphate thymidylyltransferase, whose amino-acid sequence MHHQNIVLFDTFNNWQNLLPLTATRAIADIKVGILTIKEKWQKLISTNDISILSIDYLDEKYKYKANANAAIFINSSLLPNIQLWSAIEKLNSNEALVANNQIIAFINTSEINNINDIEKHVNEFTKIIYSENTCSINYPWNIFKNNGQEIRNDIKLMQLKPNPDALSKTNILLGNDVYIMENVICEASTLNTKDGPIFLDNHSEIMEGCTIRAPFALGEHSTLKMQAKIYGDTSIGQHCKIGGEVSNSVIFGYSNKAHDGFLGNAVIGEWCNLGADTNNSNLKNNYSSIKVWNYSNEDYIESNLQFSGLIMGDHAKATINTQFNTGTVVGVCANIFDAGFSAKFIPDFSWGRNATFSLGTAFEVAQRVMERRSIQLTEIDKKILSEIFYRTAKFRKN is encoded by the coding sequence ATGCATCATCAAAATATAGTCTTATTTGACACTTTTAATAATTGGCAAAATTTACTTCCACTCACAGCAACACGCGCTATTGCAGATATAAAAGTTGGCATATTGACCATTAAAGAAAAATGGCAAAAACTAATTTCTACAAATGATATTAGTATTTTATCTATAGATTATCTGGATGAAAAATACAAATACAAAGCTAATGCAAATGCTGCCATTTTTATCAATTCGAGCTTACTACCAAATATACAATTGTGGTCAGCCATTGAAAAGCTAAATTCTAATGAAGCATTGGTTGCAAACAATCAAATCATTGCATTTATTAATACTTCAGAAATAAACAACATAAATGATATAGAAAAACATGTAAATGAGTTTACTAAAATTATTTATTCAGAAAACACATGTTCTATAAATTATCCATGGAATATTTTTAAAAACAATGGGCAAGAAATTAGAAATGACATCAAATTGATGCAACTAAAACCAAATCCTGATGCATTATCTAAAACTAATATTTTATTAGGTAATGATGTGTATATTATGGAAAATGTAATATGTGAAGCATCAACATTAAATACAAAAGATGGACCAATATTTTTAGATAATCATTCGGAAATTATGGAAGGATGTACAATTAGAGCACCATTTGCACTTGGCGAACATAGTACACTAAAAATGCAAGCAAAAATTTATGGTGACACAAGTATTGGGCAACATTGTAAAATTGGTGGAGAAGTATCTAATAGTGTAATCTTTGGTTATTCCAACAAAGCACATGATGGTTTTCTGGGCAATGCAGTAATAGGTGAGTGGTGCAATCTTGGTGCAGACACCAACAATTCAAATCTTAAAAACAATTATAGTTCCATAAAAGTTTGGAATTATAGTAACGAAGACTACATCGAATCTAATCTTCAGTTTTCTGGATTGATTATGGGCGACCATGCGAAAGCGACTATCAACACACAATTTAATACAGGCACTGTAGTTGGTGTTTGCGCAAATATTTTTGATGCTGGCTTTTCAGCTAAATTTATTCCAGACTTTAGTTGGGGCAGAAATGCTACATTCTCATTAGGTACAGCATTTGAAGTTGCTCAAAGAGTAATGGAACGCAGAAGCATACAACTTACTGAAATTGATAAAAAGATACTTAGTGAAATATTCTATAGAACAGCAAAATTTAGAAAAAATTAA